In Ascochyta rabiei chromosome 18, complete sequence, one DNA window encodes the following:
- a CDS encoding Ceramide glucosyltransferase, giving the protein MRHELFPSAETSNVSKLRFYVAAGSLIWFAIVWSVCAIGFTQLFRYYWRRPQPAACITSMKEEEVPHVTVIRPVSGLDPRLYECLASSLRQTYPKRKIDNVFCVANRSDPALPILERLVRDFPESDVQIMVEEEDPLLKRDRTALGPNPKIRNMSRAYREAKGDIVWILDCNVWVGKGIGSRFVDLLCGYSKDKGGKRKTKFKFVHQTPLTVDLDSQSLTLEERKELLSGKPEERENTTAAAANSSSKASGSAFKRLLQRGGGRLDEAFMSSAHAKFYQAINTVKVAPCIMGKSTMFRRSQLNYVTSSSPKYAPGIDFFSDNICEDHLIGDALWKQPQAFEKRDYKPAAGEKKEKWGKHEMLFGDFCFQPISHTSVAAYLDRRIRWLRVRKYTVTLATFVEPGTESMFCGVYGAYALTTLPYFRTFISPTWTSFVLIWLLHMSAWCFVDYVQYLLLHSAKTVEIDADTPDFVLPQRSNAAYHRAESLKPLLEDKAPGQPSLLDGARRNFCEFFYAWLGREFFALPVWITAFWGGATVEWRGRKFYVALDTKVHEILPQKKKGADHDIKSKK; this is encoded by the exons ATGCGTCACGAGCTCTTCCCGAGCGCCGAGACCAGCAATGTCTCCAAGTTGCGCTTCTACGTGGCTGCCGGCAGCCTCATCTGGTTTGCGATAGTTTGGAGTGTTTGTGCCATTGGCTTCACGCAATT ATTCCGTTACTACTGGAGAAGACCACAGCCGGCAGCATGTATCACGTCCATGAAGGAGGAAGAGGTGCCTCATGTCACCGTAATTCGGCCTGTATCTGGTTTGGATCCGCGCCTTTATGAGTGTTTGGCATCGAGCCTGCGCCAGACCTACCCTAAGCGCAAGATAGACAATGTCTTTTGTGTCGCCAATCGCTCAGATCCCGCGCTACCTATCCTCGAACGCCTTGTCCGCGACTTTCCTGAGTCTGATGTTCAAATCATGGTCGAGGAGGAGGACCCACTACTCAAGAGGGACAGGACCGCGCTTGGACCAAATCCAAAGATCAGAAACATGAGCCGTGCATACCGAGAGGCCAAGGGTGACATTGTATGGATTCTTGACTGCAATGTCTGGGTGGGCAAGGGCATTGGCTCCAGATTCGTCGATCTGCTGTGTGGATACAGCAAGGACAAGGGAGGGAAGAGGAAGACCAAGTTCAAGTTCGTGCACCAGACTCCGCTCACTGTGGACCTGGACTCACAGAGCTTGACTCTGGAGGAGCGGAAAGAGCTGTTGAGTGGAAAACCGGAGGAGCGGGAGAACACCACAGCTGCTGCAGCAAATTCTTCATCGAAAGCTTCAGGCAGTGCCTTCAAGAGACTACTACAACGTGGTGGTGGACGTCTCGACGAAGCATTCATGTCCTCGGCACATGCCAAGTTCTACCAGGCCATTAACACGGTCAAGGTCGCGCCTTGCATCATGGGCAAGAGCACCATGTTCCGTCGGTCGCAGCTTAACTACGTGACCTCCTCGAGCCCAAAGTACGCGCCTGGTATCGACTTCTTCTCTGACAACATCTGCGAGGACCATCTCATTGGTGACGCGCTATGGAAACAACCGCAAGCATTCGAGAAGCGCGACTACAAACCTGCAGCAGGTGAAAAGAAGGAGAAATGGGGGAAGCACGAAATGCTGTTTGGCGACTTCTGCTTCCAGCCTATAAGTCACACGTCTGTGGCAGCGTATCTGGATCGTCGTATACGCTGGCTGCGAGTCCGGAAGTATACGGTCACTCTGGCCACGTTTGTGGAGCCTGGCACGGAGAGTATGTTTTGCGGTGTATACGGTGCGTATGCACTGACCACTCTGCCGTACTTCCGCACGTTCATCAGCCCTACTTGGACATCATTCGTTTTGATATGGCTGCTGCATATGAGTGCATGGTGCTTTGTCGACTATGTCCAGTACCTTCTGCTGCATTCTGCAAAGACCGTAGAGATCGACGCTGATACGCCGGATTTTGTCCTACCACAACGATCAAATGCCGCATATCACCGCGCTGAATCTCTGAAGCCTCTTCTCGAAGACAAGGCACCCGGTCAACCAAGCCTGCTCGACGGCGCACGGAGAAATTTCTGCGAGTTCTTCTACGCCTGGCTTGGGAGGGAGTTCTTCGCGTTGCCTGTGTGGATTACAGCCTTCTGGGGTGGTGCAACGGTGGAATGGAGAGGTAGGAAATTTTACGTTGCACTGGACACAAAGGTCCATGAGATCTTGCCTCAGAAAAAGAAAGGTGCCGACCACGACATCAAAAGTAAGAAATAG
- a CDS encoding mannosyltransferase — MLVSNTSTALRLLPIPLVLIIYCIFSRFHGYNNASRYSPPPLVSTNAPPSSNTKAAAVASSTNFTETKSNSSPIVSSFWKDLAIALENARPHCSPLSVEDGHPTDSETTFEPVNTTKRPPDRLVDFTDKHEIALLRAHYVMRTSAHRLAGHLIFSKGKQGIVTTTDTKHIPVSLVSLRMLRRTGCQLPVEVFMEDWTDYDPIICEVILPSLKAACVVLSEITEVSSDYEESTSYRLKPLAILFSSFQHVLFLERDAFPAQDPVALFSTAPYTVHGLVAWPDLFGLAVSEHYYHIAAIPYYSPSSRASTDSGIILMDKDKHRESLLMMVYYNHYGPDYYYPLLCQGSHSAGSKETIIQAAMAVEAPWYQVKTGVTGLGYFEDGEYRLSGMAQMDPRTDYQYKPPSRSHTHPEDRWEAADLEDGGRVPTAPKPMFVHQNMHELDPAHILSTGGTNAKTSDGKYTRMWGDLKGTVKMFGYDIERRMWEVVIEEGCRDDAELESCANLREFFVDVFGLLDSVDE, encoded by the coding sequence ATGCTGGTCTCCAATACCTCTACAGCGCTGCGTTTGTTGCCTATACCACTCGTGCTCATCATATATTGTATTTTCAGTCGCTTCCATGGCTACAACAATGCATCTCGTTACAGTCCACCTCCGTTGGTCAGCACCAACGCACCCCCGTCGTCCAACACCAAAGCTGCGGCTGTGGCGAGCTCGACCAACTTTACTGAGACCAAATCAAATTCCAGCCCTATAGTGAGCAGTTTCTGGAAGGATCTTGCTATCGCCCTCGAAAACGCTCGACCTCATTGTTCACCCCTCAGTGTTGAAGACGGTCATCCAACAGATTCAGAGACAACTTTCGAGCCTGTGAATACGACAAAAAGACCTCCTGACCGGCTAGTGGATTTTACAGACAAACACGAAATCGCGTTGCTGAGAGCCCACTACGTTATGCGTACCTCCGCGCACCGGCTCGCGGGCCATCTCATCTTCTCCAAAGGCAAACAGGGGATCGTCACGACTACAGATACAAAGCACATACCTGTCTCTCTGGTGTCACTCCGTATGTTGCGAAGAACAGGTTGCCAGCTACCTGTTGAAGTCTTTATGGAAGACTGGACCGATTACGACCCCATCATCTGCGAAGTCATCCTCCCTTCATTGAAAGCGGCGTGCGTGGTCCTCTCTGAGATAACAGAGGTGTCCTCGGACTACGAGGAATCTACGAGCTATCGACTCAAGCCTCTCGCCATTCTGTTCTCATCTTTCCAGCACGTTCTCTTTCTTGAGAGAGATGCCTTTCCTGCTCAGGACCCTGTGGCCCTCTTCTCCACTGCTCCATACACGGTTCATGGCCTTGTGGCCTGGCCTGACCTCTTCGGCCTTGCAGTATCTGAGCATTACTACCATATTGCCGCCATCCCATACTATTCTCCATCCTCCCGAGCTTCAACCGACAGTGGAATCATTCTTATGGACAAAGATAAGCACCGCGAGTCTTTGCTGATGATGGTCTACTACAACCACTATGGCCCAGACTACTACTATCCCCTCCTTTGCCAAGGGTCGCACAGCGCAGGGAGCAAAGAAACGATTATCCAAGCCGCCATGGCGGTCGAGGCGCCCTGGTATCAAGTCAAGACCGGCGTAACCGGACTCGGGTACTTTGAAGACGGTGAGTATCGTCTGAGCGGTATGGCACAGATGGACCCGAGGACGGATTACCAATACAAGCCTCCGAGCAGAAGTCACACCCATCCTGAAGACCGGTGGGAGGCTGCTGATCTCGAAGATGGAGGCAGGGTACCAACGGCACCAAAGCCAATGTTTGTGCATCAGAATATGCATGAGCTCGACCCTGCTCACATACTATCCACGGGAGGGACGAACGCGAAGACGAGTGACGGCAAGTACACGCGTATGTGGGGCGACCTGAAAGGCACGGTCAAGATGTTTGGGTATGACATCGAAAGGCGAATGTGGGAGGTGGTGATTGAAGAAGGGTGCAGAGACGACGCGGAGCTCGAGTCATGCGCGAACTTGCGAGAGTTCTTCGTCGACGTATTCGGGCTTCTCGACAGCGTAGATGAGTAG
- a CDS encoding Asparagine-rich protein (ARP protein), giving the protein MASQPTPTPQAPNLDRYVVIHVATTCDEHGVYVTKDSAEVIELGWILLDAKSCEELHRESVLVKPVNTPITALCTSLTTLTWDQVRNAGSFRDAINRFDTFAQEHILPKNLEFAFVTLDSWDLRVQLPREARDKAVVLPPYLQHSRTFDLRTEYQRWQAHHPESLPFGSSALTNICAALEVEPVQSSAPIKHNLPFHLQALAPASPRRAMEEAVTLARVLRGLIRKSQPPQDHPDVLTKPMDARADVRAFLSERSKVLHMSGLPHDTTQSELESWFTQFGGRPIAFWTLRTPDQHKPTGTGFAIFSSHEEAAESLCMNGRALNEKAIEVSPSSSRVLDRAAEIITPFPPSKNRPRPGDWNCPSCGFSNFQRRTACFRCSFPAMQQGGPQGGDPMGYGGAYGYAHPGIMGPPQHHMGGHGHGHAMGGGHMRGGTGVVPFRAGDWKCGENGCGYHNFAKNTACLRCGASRAGAAVVADSAFPSPMDTPSSFGMGPPSMGGTPGAGPYGPAGYAQGAFPPQQYGGPPSQYALPSGMGAASPYPPMGAQYSQNGAMHSTPFDSRSAEAAFSAADPYPNQGAPNGGGDPFSFLSTGFNSISMNDDRRNASNSANKSPA; this is encoded by the exons ATGGCCTCCCAACCCACCCCCACCCCTCAGGCACCGAACCTCGACCGCTATGTCGTGATACACGTGGCCACGACCTGTGACGAGCACGGCGTCTACGTCACCAAGGACTCTGCCGAGGTCATCGAGCTCGGCTGGATCTTGCTGGATGCAAAGTCCTGCGAAGAG CTTCACCGCGAGAGCGTCCTCGTGAAACCCGTCAACACCCCCATCACTGCGTTGTGCA CAAGCTTGACCACCCTCACCTGGGACCAGGTCCGCAACGCTGGCTCCTTCCGCGATGCCATCAACCGCTTCGACACATTCGCCCAAGAGCACATTCTGCCCAAGAACCTCGAGTTCGCCTTTGTCACCCTCGACTCGTGGGATCTGCGCGTCCAATTGCCCCGCGAGGCCCGCGACAAGGCTGTCGTCCTCCCTCCCTACCTCCAACACTCTCGCACCTTCGACCTGCGTACAGAGTACCAGCGCTGGCAAGCCCACCACCCAGAGTCCCTCCCCTTCGGTTCCAGCGCTCTGACCAACATTTGTGCCGCCCTCGAGGTCGAGCCTGTGCAGTCGTCAGCGCCCATCAAGCACAACCTTCCCTTTCACCTACAGGCCCTCGCCCCCGCCTCGCCAAGGCGCGCCATGGAAGAGGCCGTCACCCTGGCAAGAGTGCTCCGTGGTCTCATCCGCAAGAGCCAACCGCCCCAAGACCACCCGGACGTACTGACCAAGCCAATGGACGCCCGCGCCGACGTCCGAGCCTTCCTGTCCGAGCGCAGCAAGGTCCTCCACATGAGCGGTCTCCCTCACGACACCACCCAGTCCGAACTCGAGAGCTGGTTCACCCAGTTCGGCGGTCGCCCCATTGCCTTCTGGACCCTGCGCACCCCAGATCAACACAAGCCCACCGGTACCGGCTTCGCAATCTTCTCATCCCACGAAGAGGCGGCCGAAAGTCTCTGCATGAACGGCCGCGCGCTCAACGAGAAGGCCATTGAGGTTTCGCCTTCCTCCAGCCGTGTCCTGGACCGTGCTGCAGAAATCATCACCCCCTTCCCGCCCAGTAAGAATAGGCCTCGTCCGGGTGACTGGAACTGTCCGTCGTGCGGCTTCTCCAACTTCCAGCGACGCACGGCCTGCTTCCGCTGCTCCTTCCCAGCCATGCAGCAGGGCGGTCCTCAAGGAGGCGACCCTATGGGCTATGGCGGTGCCTACGGCTATGCTCACCCCGGCATCATGGGCCCGCCCCAGCACCACATGGGAGGACATGGTCATGGACACGCCATGGGCGGTGGCCACATGCGTGGAGGTACGGGTGTCGTCCCCTTCCGTGCCGGGGACTGGAAGTGCGGCGAGAATGGCTGCGGCTATCACAACTTCGCCAAGAACACTGCCTGTCTTCGTTGCGGTGCGAGCCGTGCGGGCGCTGCTGTGGTCGCCGATAGCGCTTTCCCCTCGCCCATGGACACACCATCAAGCTTCGGCATGGGCCCTCCCTCCATGGGGGGCACCCCGGGCGCTGGTCCTTACGGCCCTGCTGGGTACGCTCAGGGCGCATTTCCTCCACAACAATACGGCGGCCCACCCAGCCAGTACGCTCTGCCATCGGGTATGGGCGCCGCTAGCCCTTACCCTCCCATGGGCGCGCAGTACTCCCAGAATGGTGCCATGCACTCGACTCCTTTCGACAGCCGCTCCGCCGAAGCTGCTTTCAGCGCTGCTGACCCATACCCCAATCAGGGCGCTCCCAACGGTGGTGGCGACCCCTTCTCTTTCCTTTCTACCGGATTCAACTCGATCTCGATGAACGACGACCGCCGTAACGCGTCCAACTCCGCCAACAAGTCACCGGCGTAA